TCATTCTAAATGTGCGTGGCCTGACTGGAGCTCACGAACTGCACATTAACGGCAAAAAGATCGGCAGCGGCGGCCAGTTTCCACCGGAGTTCAAAGACGGTCGTGACGGCAATCATCGACACAAGATTCCGTCCGGCACATTTGTCCCGGACCAATGGAATGAGATCGCATTTCGAGTTTACAACCCCGAAGGCAAAAGCGGTTTTCTGACCGAAGCGCCGTTCATCATGAACTACTTTGAAGAGTGCGTGTTTGAAGGCAAGTGGGAGTTCCGCAAAGGTGATGAGCCATCAGTCGGTGGCGCCCTGAAGGAAAAACCAACGACGTCGGCGTTCTCCGACTTTCACCAGTCCAACCGCGTGTTGGGCGAAGCGGCGAAACTGTTTCACGGCGACAAACTTCCCCCGGAAGAATCGTTCGCCAAAATGAAGGCGGCGGATGACTTAACCGTGGAACTGATGCTGGCCGAACCCTTGGTCGCTCAGCCTACGCACTTCAGCTTCGATTCGCGAGGCCGACTTTGGGTTTCGCAGTACCGACAGTATCCGTATCCGGCCGGTCTGAAGATGATTAGCCGTGACCGCTACTATCGTTCACATTATGACAAAGTTCCACCCGCTCCGCCCAATCATGTCCACGGTCGAGACATTGTTTCGATTCACGAAGACACAGATGGCGACGGCAAATACGACAAGCACAAAATCTTTCAGGACGGCCTGAACATGGCGAACGCGGCCATTCGCGGTCGCGGCGGTGTGTGGGTGATGCACACGCCTTACTTGCTGTTTTATCCGGACAAAGATTTTGACGACGTGCCCGATGGTCCGCCCGTTGTGCATTTGCAGGGCTTCGGCATGGAAGACACTCACTCAGTCGCGAACGGCCTGACCTGGGGCATGGACGGCTGGCTGTACGGAGCTCAGGGAAGCACAACCACCTGCCACGTGACTCGACCAGGCATTGACCCGCCGAAGGCTCCGGGAGTCTACTTTCAGGGATGCATGGTGTGGCGTTATCATCCGGAAACTCATCGCTTCGAAATCTTTGCCGAAGGTGGCGGCAACAACTTTGGTCTGGAACTGGATGCTGGCGGACGATTGTTTACCGGAAACAACGGCGGACAGACACGCGGCTGGCACTACATGCAGGGCGGCCTTCATTTAATGCAGGGCACCACGCCGAACAAGTTTGGCCCCGTGCGCAATCCCTTTGCCTTTGGCGAACTGCCGCACATGGGCACGGAACAGCCGATTCCTCGGTTCACGCATTTTGCCACGCTGGTCGAATCGACGGCGCTGCCGAAGAAGTACCAAAATTCGTTTTTCAGCGTCGAGCCGCTGCATAACTTTGTGATCGCCAGTGGACGCAATGTTCTGGGAGCGACATTCCGGACTGACGACATCGGCAAGGTGCTGACGTCCGATGACTTCGCGTTTCGTCCGGTATATATCGGTAACGCTCCGGACGGTTCAGTGCTTGTGGCCGACTTCTATGAACACTATATCGCTCACGGCCAGCACTACCAAAGTCAGATCGATCCCACGACCGGCCGCATCTTTCGATTGCGAGGCAAAGAAGAGAAGCTCGAGCAGGATCTGAACCTGCACAGCAAGACGACGGACGAACTGATCGCTTTGCTGGATCACCCAAACCGCTGGCACCGTCACACGGCCGTGCGGTTATTGGGCGAACGCAAAGACAAGTCATCAGCGGCCCCGTTGCGACAGCTTGTTGCAGAAGGCGAAGGTCTGAAATCGCTGAACGCTCTGTGGGCTCTGTATCAGGGGTTTGGCTTAGACGACGAAACAGCGCTCGCCGCGCTGCAGCATCCGTACCCGATGACTCGCTACTGGGCCGTGCGTCTGATTTGCGACGATGTCGGCTTTGCTCACAAGCGAAAGACCATCGGACTGGCAGATAGCCTGGGTGAACTCAAAGACGGGCCCACCGAAGTTTCCCACAGCTTGTTGCAGGCGATCCTGAAACAAGCGGCCGTTGAAGACAACGCGGAAGTGAGGTCTCAGATTGCCGGTTCTGCCAGACGACTGCCAGCCAGTCAGGGGCTTACTCTGGTGAAAGCCGTGTTGAAGCATCGCGAAGACATTGATGACCTGTACGTTCCATTGTTGTGCTGGTGGGTTCTGGAAATGAATCTGGATCGCGACCGCGAGGCGGTGATGGCGTTGTTCGAAGACGCCGACTTTCGCAGCGAGCCGATGGTCGTGAAGCACATTCTGTCACGAATGATGCGAGGCCTGGCGTTGAAAGGTAAGAACCATGACCTGCAGCAATGTGCCAGACTTCTGGAACTTGCAGACAACAAAGAGCAGGTCGATCAGTTGCTGTCAGGCTTCGAACAGGCGTTCGCCGGACGGAGGATGATTGGCCTACCGACGAAGCTCGCCAAAGCTCTGGTCGACAGCGGCCGTTCGTCGCTGGAACTGCGAGTTCGTCTGGGCGACGAAGCGGCCACGGCCGAAGCGATTGCAGCGCTATCCAACGACAAAGCACCGTCCGAGGAACGCTCAGCCGTCGCTCGCACGCTGGGAGAAGTGAAGGCGGCCGACAGCGTTGAACCGTTGCTGAACGTCGCTCTTACAGCAACGGACTCCGCACTTCAGCGAGCTGCCCTGACAGCAGTCGCCGCCTTTGATGACGCAGAGATTGCCGAACGCGTACTCAATCACTTTGCGAAATTTCCAGCGGACGTGCAGCCAGCATTCTTCGACGTGATGTTTAGCCGGATCGCCTGGACTCGCCAATTGGTCAACGCGATCGCCAGTGGCACTATTCCTACGGACGGCATTCCCAACGACGTTGCTGTCCAACTAAGGATGCATTCTGATCCGTCTATCGCAAATCTTGCTACACAACATCTTGGCGAAGGGGAAGCTCTGAAGCCGGAAGATATTCGGCAACGAGTTCAGCAAGTGCGAGCCATCCTTGACGGCGGAACGGGAAATCCGTACGCGGGCGAAGCGACGTTTATGACTCGCTGTGCGGCGTGCCACAAACTCTTCCACAAAGGTGGCAAGGTCGGACCGGACCTGACTCCGTATCAGCGAGGCAATCTGGACACCCTGCTGACCAGCGTGGTTGCTCCGAGCGCGGAAATCCGCGAGGGGTTTGAGTACATGTCGGTGGTGACGGTCGAAGGCCGCATTCTGTCCGGTTTTCTTGTCGATCAGGATAACCAGATTATCACTCTACGCGTGAAGGCGGGTGAGGACGTTCGCATCGAAACCAAAGATGTGGACGAAATCGCTCCGGTCGGCCGCAGCCTGATGCCCAACGGTTTGCTGAACGGTCTAAGCGATCAACAGCTAAGAGACTTCTTCGCTTACCTGAGGATCTCGCAACCAATTTCGCAGTGATCGCAAACGCCTTAAGCGAAGGCACGCGGCTGATCGGACGAACGCCTTGCACTGTGTGCCATTAAGAATTTGGCCCAAAAGAAAAAACGGCACACCGGCTCTGAAATTCAGAGCCGATGTGCCGTCGCCCTACCCGATCTTCGTGGTCAGTCGCCTGACCGATATCGGCATTCAGCCGGGGGTGTTCCCGCCTGAAGCTGTATGATGATTCTTAAGACCCGGTCCGACATAGCGTGGCGGTGTGCCGAGCACTTCCAGTTGTACGGTCTGTTCGCCTTCGACGGTGCCCACTACCGAAATCAGTGATCGTGTGGCATCGTTAAAGCGTTCATCGTGCTCATTGCTGAGCGAATACCATTCCAGCCGGTCGACTGATTTAAACAGATCAGTCATCCGGCACAGATCGATGCGATAGCTGACGTGATCGATCTGCCCGTCTCGCGGCCCGCCAATAATTTCGGTCGTGCCAAGGTACATCGTGACAATCCAGTTGCGGTCGCTTAACTGACAATCAAACCCAACGCGACCGGCGTGTTCCAGAGGTTCGAACACCTCAGCTGCGTTTTGAATGAAGCTTCGCAGCCATTGTGGCCGGTGGTCTCGCCGTTCCCTGCGATTGCGATAGTCCTCCATCTGCTGCAGCAGTTCTTCAATGGACATTTATATGAGCCAACGGTTATAGGATGTGAAACAGTACATTCCCGCGGCAGCCTGAAGTTGTGCAGGTTGCAATTTCCAATCCGTCGGTCCCGGGATGAAAGCGTCCGATAGCTGCCATGGGGCAGGATCGCTGTCACGTAACAGGTGTATCGGGCTGACCGAATCGGTCGGCCATAGGAATGTGCCCGCCGGTCGTCGGATCGCCCAACAGCGGGTGGATTGGTGCTGTCAGCACGCACCACAACCGTTGCGCGGCTAGTACCGGTTGCACTCATTTTATTTCACGCCGAATTCTCTCTACACTTCCTAACCCTCGCTGACAGGGTGTTCCTGTCGCGGTTGATGTTTGAATTTTACACTCAGGTGTCCTGTGTCGATTGTTGTACAGAAATTCGGTGGAACCAGCGTCGCGGACGCTGAAAGAATCAGTCGCGCTGCTTTGCGAGCCGTCGAGACGAAACGCGCGGGGCATCAGGTTGTGATGGTCGTGAGTGCTCGGGGCAAAAAGACGGACGAACTGGTCAGTCTGGCCTCAGAAATCACCAAAAAGCCGCGTCCTCGCGAAATGGACATGCTGCTGTCGACGGGTGAGCAGGAGTCCTGTGCTTTGATGGCAATGGCCGTCCACGAGCTGGGTGAGGAAGCCATCAGCCTGACGGGGGCTCAGATTGGCGTAAAAACAGACGGCAGCCACACCAAAGCTCGCATCATCAGTATTTCGACCCAACGTATGAAGGATGCTCTGGACGCCGGGCAGATCGTGATCGCGGCCGGGTTTCAGGGCGTGGACGAAAACTTCGACATCACAACGCTGGGGCGAGGTGGCAGCGACACGACTGCCGCCGCACTCGCCGCCGTGCTGGACGCGGAACTTTGCGAAATCTACACCGACGTCGAAGGCGTGTTTACGACAGACCCGCGAGTCGTCGCGGATGCTGCTAAAGTCGAGCAGGTTTCGTACGACGAAATGCTGGAACTCGCAAGCCTGGGGGCTGGCGTGATGCATTCGCGTTCGATTGAATTTGCGAAGAAATACCACGTCAACCTAAAGGTGAAGCCGTCGTATTCCAACGGCCCCGGCACGTTAATTGGCCCCGTCCCGGTGGCCCCTGCGCCGATGGTGACGGGCGTCGCCTTTGTCCGGAATGAAGCCCGAGTCAGCCTGATTGACGTTCCGGATCAGCCGGGGGTGATGAGCGAAGTGTTTTCGCGGCTGTCCGAAAACAAAATTCCCGTCGACATGGTCGTGCAAAACGTGGGAGTCAACGGAACGGCCGATATCTCGTTCACGGTGGCAGAAGATGACCTCGAAAAAGCACTGCAAGTGGGCGATGCGGCCACCGCATCGTTGGGCGGAACCGTCGAATCACTGGGCAACATGTCGAAGGTGTCAGTCGTCGGCCACGGCATGCAGACTCACACAGGCGTCGCCGCGCAGATGTTCTCGATCCTTGCGGAGCACGACGTGAACATCAACATGGTGACCACCAGTGAAATCAAGATCTCCGTCCTGATTGATCACGACCTGTGCGAAAAAGCGACGCGAGCCATCCATTCGGGGTTCCATCTCGATCGAAAGGAAACCGCGACACCAGAAATTGGCGTAGCATCGCCCAACATACCTCGAGCGCGAACCGACCGCGACGCTACCAAGCTGGAAGAAGACATTGTGTCTCGACTTAGCGGCATGGAAGACACCGTTGTCAGCGACATTTACGGCGACGATTCTCAGGCCCGCGTCACCATCACTCAACTGCCCGACACCCCGGGGATCGCAGCCCGCATTTTCGCAGCGGTGGCCAACGGCGGCATTCTGGTGGACATGATCATTCAGAACGCGGCTCAGGACGGCCGAGCCATCATTTCGTTGACGGTACCTTCCGATGACGTGGGACAATGTATCGAACTGCTGCGAACTGCGGCTGGCGATAATCCCGATGTGCAGTTTTCCTTCGATCAACGGATCGGCAAGCTGTCAGTTGTCGGGATCGGCCTTCGTAGTCACACCGATGTGGGAGCTCGCATGTTTCGCACCCTGGCAGACAATTCCATCAACGTGCAAATGGTCAACACCAGCGAAATCAAAGTCAGCGTCGTCGTGGCGGCGGAAGAGATCGATAAAGCACTGACGGCTCTACGTGGCACGTTTGGCGTTTCGTGAAGGCGGATCGTTCGTTCGTGCGGCTGAGGCTTCCTGAGCCGCAGATTCCATCTTCGGCTGCGCGGCGTATTAATCGTCCGGCGTCAGGATTTTCATACCCTGGTCGAACCCTGGATCGTTCCAACGATCGATGACGTGGCCGCCACTGTCCGTGCCATCGGGACCGACGCTCCAAACCACAGCCGTCGCGGACGCCGCTTCGTGGCGATAGCCCATTGGCGTTTGGTCCGGAGCAAACGGATCTGACGGCCACTCGCTGAGGTACTCATTCAGAATCTGCTCCAGTGTATCGGGCAGTCTGCCGGGCTCTCGAAAGGACAATTGCGCGGACAACACTACCACCAACTGCTTCTGCCTTGTCTGTTCACGCAGAATACCCTGGCCCAGAGGCATGCCTCGGCCGACGGCCCGCATTGCCACGGGCGATCGAGCACAAAAGCGTTCGATATCAGTGACTGGGACGGACTCACGGTCTTCTCCGGCGATTCTGGCCTCAAACAGGTAGGGAGGAACTATGCGTTGCGGCGATTGCATGTGCTTCGGCAGATCGCACTGCGACAGCCAGTTCTCATACGTCAGCCTGATCACCCGCTTTCCGACCTCCGGTTCGTTTCTTAAGAAGGACAACAGCGGTTGGCTCTCATCTTTAAACGCATCAAAACTGGATGCGGGCGAATACCTTTGCAGCGTGTCCATCTGTAGGAAATACTCACTGCGCAGGTTTGTCGACATCGGTTTGGTTAGCCCATAGTCTTCCACGATGTTCGACAGTGCAGTGAGTAGTAGTTCCGAATCCACGGCAGAGTCTGCCGCCCGTGCAGGGATGCTCGTACTCACTTCCGCGTGAAAGCTCGCCGCCATTAACCTATCGATCGCGCGACCGTGCATACCAACGTGGCGACTGTGACGAAAAGCCACGCGCAACCACTCCCACGCTTCCGCCGGGCTTCCAGTGGCTCTTAGGCGCACCGCTTCCAGACGAGCCAGTTTCGACAGCGGCCAGTGCTGTCCAATGCTGACAAACGTTTCGTACGACTGTTCTTTCGGCTGTACAGTCCACGCCTCGTCCAGCTTCGCCCCCTGCTTCATCAGTTCGAGTGTGGGGCGACTGCTGTCCAGCCACGCTCTGATTCCAGGCGTCGCGTGCGTCCAGCCTTTATCAAGCGCCCGTTGCAGCTCGTCAACGGCGTTCCCTTCGGAATCGACGGCATCCGAATCCGGTTGTTCCGGGGGGACCGCCGCTTGATAGTACAACACGGCGTTGGCGTCATCGCCGGAGACGACCGTGCCAAATTTTTCGACGTCAAACGGGGCACCGATGTCCGGCAACCCAGCAAGTTGCGCACGTCGATAGAGAAACGGTGCCGCAGCAGCGATGGCTACAAAAACAAAGGCGATAACTCCAAGCACGCGTTTAAGGCGACGAAGGCGCCGACAATGCTTGCAAAGCACATCCGGGCGGCCCTTCACTGGCAAGTCGAGTGCCTCGCCGCACAGCTCACAGCGTTCTGATGCCATTTGATCACTCTGGGGCCGAGATTCATTCGTTCCTACAGAGGGACGAACGAACGCAGGACCACTGCGGATCAACGTTCTCAGCGAAAACGGAGCAAACGGGACTCAGACGAAAGATCACACGGCTGAGCACTGCTGAACGAAGCAGCGGCGACCCGATCGGAACGGGACGCGGTCGTTCAACTAAGACTCTTTCGACAGATACAACCGCTGGATGTCTTCCAAGGTGACCGTGATGACACGCGTGAAACCAGTGTGGCTGCGAGAGTAATCAATGTTCGCGGCCAGTTGCGGCTGGCGGTGAATTTCACTGGCAACCCACGCTCGATCTTCCGGCGACAAATCGCCGACGGAATCGTCCCACAACGTGCGAGTCTCCATCACCAGATCGTCAATGCGAGGATCAAATTTCTTGGCCATGGTGCTTTCTCGTAGCCTAACTCGTAAGAGTCAAACAATTTACGCTTACGATCAATGGTCGACTGCAATTATGAAATTGGCGCCCAGCGTTTTCAGCTGCGCTATTTGCTAAGCCTCGCCGGACGGGATGGACTCTGATGAGTCGAATGACGGCAGGCTACTCAACAGAGGCCAGGTTGACAAGTTTGCGAGCTCGATCCAGCTTGCGTCTCAGGACTTCCATTTCTTCGTCCGACGTCGCTTTTTCGGCATTGGCTTCAGCCA
This DNA window, taken from Fuerstiella marisgermanici, encodes the following:
- a CDS encoding aspartate kinase; amino-acid sequence: MSIVVQKFGGTSVADAERISRAALRAVETKRAGHQVVMVVSARGKKTDELVSLASEITKKPRPREMDMLLSTGEQESCALMAMAVHELGEEAISLTGAQIGVKTDGSHTKARIISISTQRMKDALDAGQIVIAAGFQGVDENFDITTLGRGGSDTTAAALAAVLDAELCEIYTDVEGVFTTDPRVVADAAKVEQVSYDEMLELASLGAGVMHSRSIEFAKKYHVNLKVKPSYSNGPGTLIGPVPVAPAPMVTGVAFVRNEARVSLIDVPDQPGVMSEVFSRLSENKIPVDMVVQNVGVNGTADISFTVAEDDLEKALQVGDAATASLGGTVESLGNMSKVSVVGHGMQTHTGVAAQMFSILAEHDVNINMVTTSEIKISVLIDHDLCEKATRAIHSGFHLDRKETATPEIGVASPNIPRARTDRDATKLEEDIVSRLSGMEDTVVSDIYGDDSQARVTITQLPDTPGIAARIFAAVANGGILVDMIIQNAAQDGRAIISLTVPSDDVGQCIELLRTAAGDNPDVQFSFDQRIGKLSVVGIGLRSHTDVGARMFRTLADNSINVQMVNTSEIKVSVVVAAEEIDKALTALRGTFGVS
- a CDS encoding PVC-type heme-binding CxxCH protein produces the protein MTRSLLAPCLALFFCLSAATAAEWETVSVPGEQDFTGFAWYRTWLKPHPSFFNKHERDLYGESVILNVRGLTGAHELHINGKKIGSGGQFPPEFKDGRDGNHRHKIPSGTFVPDQWNEIAFRVYNPEGKSGFLTEAPFIMNYFEECVFEGKWEFRKGDEPSVGGALKEKPTTSAFSDFHQSNRVLGEAAKLFHGDKLPPEESFAKMKAADDLTVELMLAEPLVAQPTHFSFDSRGRLWVSQYRQYPYPAGLKMISRDRYYRSHYDKVPPAPPNHVHGRDIVSIHEDTDGDGKYDKHKIFQDGLNMANAAIRGRGGVWVMHTPYLLFYPDKDFDDVPDGPPVVHLQGFGMEDTHSVANGLTWGMDGWLYGAQGSTTTCHVTRPGIDPPKAPGVYFQGCMVWRYHPETHRFEIFAEGGGNNFGLELDAGGRLFTGNNGGQTRGWHYMQGGLHLMQGTTPNKFGPVRNPFAFGELPHMGTEQPIPRFTHFATLVESTALPKKYQNSFFSVEPLHNFVIASGRNVLGATFRTDDIGKVLTSDDFAFRPVYIGNAPDGSVLVADFYEHYIAHGQHYQSQIDPTTGRIFRLRGKEEKLEQDLNLHSKTTDELIALLDHPNRWHRHTAVRLLGERKDKSSAAPLRQLVAEGEGLKSLNALWALYQGFGLDDETALAALQHPYPMTRYWAVRLICDDVGFAHKRKTIGLADSLGELKDGPTEVSHSLLQAILKQAAVEDNAEVRSQIAGSARRLPASQGLTLVKAVLKHREDIDDLYVPLLCWWVLEMNLDRDREAVMALFEDADFRSEPMVVKHILSRMMRGLALKGKNHDLQQCARLLELADNKEQVDQLLSGFEQAFAGRRMIGLPTKLAKALVDSGRSSLELRVRLGDEAATAEAIAALSNDKAPSEERSAVARTLGEVKAADSVEPLLNVALTATDSALQRAALTAVAAFDDAEIAERVLNHFAKFPADVQPAFFDVMFSRIAWTRQLVNAIASGTIPTDGIPNDVAVQLRMHSDPSIANLATQHLGEGEALKPEDIRQRVQQVRAILDGGTGNPYAGEATFMTRCAACHKLFHKGGKVGPDLTPYQRGNLDTLLTSVVAPSAEIREGFEYMSVVTVEGRILSGFLVDQDNQIITLRVKAGEDVRIETKDVDEIAPVGRSLMPNGLLNGLSDQQLRDFFAYLRISQPISQ